Below is a window of Cupriavidus sp. MP-37 DNA.
GTCAGGCCGAAGCGCAGCGCCGCCAGCACGAAAGTGCCGGCCAGGATGGTGCGCAGCGCAAAACGCGCGAACAGCAGGCCCTGGTAGTAGAAGAAGACGATCTCGGCGACCACGCCGATGGTCCACATCGCGCCGATGGCCAGCTTGCTGTAGCCCAGCGTCTCCAGCCACAGCGAATAGAACACGTAGAGCGCGGCGTGCGCGAACATCATCAGGAAGGCCGAGGCCAGGAACCAGGCCACGTCCGGGCGGCGCAGCAGCGGCAAGGCGCGCGGCGGCGTGGTGCGCGGGCCCTCGTCGGCGGCGTCGCGCATGGTCAGCACCACCCCGGCCAGGATCGCCAGCAGCGCGCTCGCCACCCACGGGAAGGCGCGCATGCCGACCGCCTCGAACAGCGCCCCGCCGGCCAGTACCGCGCCGATAAAACCGAGCGAGCCGAACATGCGGATGCGGCCGTAGCTGTGGTCGAAGGCGCCGTGGCGGCGCAGCGTGGAAATGGTCAGGGCATCGCCCAGCGGCGACATCGCGCTGGTCAAGAGGCTCAGCGTCAGCATCATCGCCATCATGCCGCCGTAGCTGCCGACGCCGGGCAGCAGCAGGAACGCCAGCAGCGAGGTGAACGCGCTCACGCGCAGGATGCGCACGCGCGTGTGCATGACGTCGGAGAGCCAGCCCCACAGGTAGGGCCCGACGATGCGGCTGACCTGGAAGCTGGCCATCAGCACGCCGATCTGCACCGGGTCGAAACCGCGGTCGGCGAAGTACAGGCTGACGTAGGGCGAGATCAGGCCGACATAGCCGTAATAGCCCAGGTAGAACAGCCCGAAGCGGGCATAGTCGGGACCGCCGCCAGCGCCGGCGCCGCCCGCGCGGTGCGGCGTCAAGTCAGCGGGTCTGGCCGGCCTGCGCGGGGATGCGCGGCGTTTCGACGCGGACGTCGCCGCACTGGGCGCGGTGGCGCAGTGCGTGGTCGATCAGCACCAGCGCCAGCATGGCTTCGGCGATCGGCGTGGCGCGGATGCCGACGCACGGATCGTGGCGGCCGAAGGTCTCGACGGTGGCGGCATTGCCGGCCTTGTCGATCGATTCGCGCGGGGTCCGGATCGACGAGGTCGGCTTGATCGCCAGCGATACGGTCACGTCCTGGCCGGTGGAGATGCCGCCCAGCACGCCGCCGGCGTTGTTGGTGCGGAAGCCCGCGGCGGTCAGCTCGTCGCCATGGACGCTGCCGCGCTGGGCGACGCTGTCGAAGCCGGCGCCGATCTCGACGCCCTTGACCGCGTTGATGCCCATCATCGCGTGCGCGATATCGGCATCGAGCTTGTCGAACAGCGGCTCGCCCAGGCCCACCGGCACGTTGCTGGCCACCACCTCGATGCGCGCGCCGACCGAGTCGCCGTCGCGGCGCAGCGCGTCCATATAGGTTTCCAGCTCGGGGATGATGTCGGCATTGGCGGCGAAGAACGGGTTCTCCGGCACATGCGACCAGTCGGTGAACGGCACCGCGATCTCGCCCAGCTGCGACATATAGCCCCGGATCTCGGTGCCGTACTGCTCGCGCAGCCACTTCTTGGCCACCGCGCCGGCCGCCACCACCGGCGCGGTCAGGCGCGCCGACGAGCGGCCGCCGCCGCGATGGTCGCGGATGCCGTACTTCTGCCAGTAGGTGTAGTCGGCATGGCCCGGGCGGAAGGTCTCGACGATATTGCCGTAGTCCTTGCTGCGCTGGTCGGTGTTGCGGATCAGCAGGCAGATCGGGGTGCCGGTGGTCTTGCCCTCGAACACGCCGGACAGGATCTCGACCTGGTCCGGTTCCTTGCGCTGGGTGACGTGGCGCGAGGTGCCGGGCTTGCGGCGGTCCAGGTCGCCCTGGATATCGGCCTCGGTCAGCGCCAGGCCCGGCGGGCAGCCGTCCACCACCGCGCCGATGGCGGGCCCGTGCGATTCGCCGAAAGTGGTGACAGTGAAAAGCAGGCCAAGGGTGTTGCCGGACATGATGGAAACCGCACAGGAATTGGGGACGGCCTCCATTGTAAGGCCAATGGCCGGGCTCGGGCGGCCGCTGGCGGTGCCGGCAGGGTCAGGCGGCGGCGCTCTGCGGCATCGGCCGCCCGGCCAGTTCGGGGTAGAACTCGGCGCGCATCCGTTCCATATAGGCCACCAGGTTGGCATGGCCCTCGGCCGCGGTGCGGATCGGGGTGTCGAATACGGGGCACAGCAGGCTGCCGGCGAAGGCGAACAGCGTGGCATCGGCCCCGCACGGCCGGTCGCCCATCAGGTAGCGCTTGTTACCGAGGATATCGGCAATCGAGGTCACGCCCTTGTTGGCCAGCGCCACCAGCTCTTCCTCGCTATGCCGGCCCAGGCCCTGCCCCCACAGCGTCTTGCGCACCTTGTAGCGCACCAGCCGCTCGGCCAGGCCGCGCACCGGTGCCGGCACGCTGCGGAAGAACTGCGCCGGCCCCTTGTCGAAATTGGCCTGGTCCAGCCAGCGCACCCGCGCCACCGCCCAGTACAGATGGTCTTCCATCAGCTTCTCGGCGGCCCAGGCGATGCCGCGCTCGGCCGCGCTCAGGCCGTCGTCGAAATCGATGTGGTAGGTCTTCTCGATATGCCAGCGGATCATGGTGGAATCCGCCACGATCCGACCCATGTCGTCGAGGTACGGCAGCTTGCCCTTGGGCGCGCGCCGCAGGCTGCCCGGGCGCGCCGTGTACGGCAGGCCGGCCAGCTTGAGCAGCATCTCGGCCTTGGTGACGAAGGGGCTGGCATCGGGCAGGCCGAAGGCGGGGCCGAAGGTGTAGAGGGTAATCATCGGAGATCGCCTTTGCGTCAGCTAGCGCCAGTCGCCGCGCAGCGCCTGCACCATCTGCTGCAGCCCTTCCGGCGTGGCCGACTCCGGCGGCACCGGCTCGCCCACCACCAGTTCGAGCCGGTTCAGGATGCCGCGCCGGAACGGCCGCGACATCGCCGGCGCGCCCTTGCGCGAGAAAAAACTGCCCCACAGACCGCGCAGCGCCATCGGCACCACCGGCACCGGGGTGCGGCGGATGATCTGCTGCACGCCCTGCTTGAACGGATTGATGTCGCCGGTAGCGGTGATCTTGCCTTCGGGGAAGATGCAGACCAGGTCGCCGTCGTCCAGCGCCTGGGCCACGCTGTCGTAGGCGCGCCTGAGCATCTCGGGGTCCTGGTGCGCCGGCGCGATCGGGATCGCGCGTGCCTGGCGGAAGAACCACGACAGCAGCGGCACCTTGAAGATGTTGTGGTCCATCAAAAAGCGCACCGGGCGCGGGCTGCACGCCATCAGCACCACCGCGTCGGCGAAGCTGACGTGGTTGCACACCAGCACCGCCGGGCCCTCGGCGGGGATGCGCTCGGCGTTGATGCGGCGCAGCCGATAAAGCGTATGGACCAGGATCCAGGCGATAAAGCGCAGCAGGAATTCCGGCACCAGCGAGTAGATGTAGACCGCCACCACCGCATTGAGCAGCCCCACCACCAGGAACAGCTGCGGGATGGTGTAGCCCGCCTGCGTCATCGCCACGCCCAGCAGCGAGGCCGCGATCATGAAGAAGCTGTTCAGAATGTTGTTGGCGGCGATGATGCGCGCGCGGTGCGTGGGCGCGCTGCGGCTCTGGATCAGCGCGTACAGCGGCACGCTGTAGAAGCCGCCGAACATCGCCAGCAAAAACAGGTCGGCCAGCACGCGCCAGTGGTGCGGCGCGGCCAGGAAGGCGCCGATGCCGCTCAACGCGGCCGGTGCCTGCCCCTGGCTGGCAAAGTACAGGTCGACCGCGAACACGGTCATGCCGATCGAGCCGAACGGCACCAGGCCGATCTCGACATGGCGTCCCGACAGGCGCTCGCACAGCAGCGAACCGGTGCCGATGCCGAGCGAGAACACCGCCAGCAGCAGCGTCACCACATTCTGGTCGCCGCCCAGCACATCCTTGGCATAGCTGAAGAAGGAGGTCAGGAAGGTCGCGCCGAGAAACCACAGCCACGAAATGCCGAGCAGGCTCAGGAACACGGTGCGGTTGCCGCGCGCCAGCACCAGGTTGCGCCAGGTCTCGGAGAAAGGGTTCCAGTTGATGCGCAGGTCCGGCTGCGGCGCCGGCGACGCCGGGATCCGGCCTGCCATCAGCCGCCCGGCCACGGCGATGATCACGCAGGCCGCGCCCACGTACAGCGGCCCGACCATGGCGCCGCCCTGTTGCAGCCCCGCCAGCTCGCCGCCGATCAGCGTGCCGATCAGGATCGCGACGAAGGTGCCCATCTCGACCAGCCCGTTGCCGCCGACCAGTTCGCGCTCGTCCAGGTGCTGCGGCAGGTAGGCGAACTTGACCGGTCCGAACAGCGTGGAATGCAGGCCCATCAGGAAGGTGCCGGCGTACAGCAGCGGCGCGCTGTGCCACGCAAAGCCGGCCAGGCCCAGCACCATGATGGCGATCTCCAGCGACTTGACCAGCCGGATCAGCCGCGACTTCTCCAGCTTGTCGGCGATCTGCCCGCTGGTGGCCGAGAACAGCACGAACGGCGCGATAAAGATTGCCGAGATCAGGAACGCCGCGCTGCGCGCGTCGACGCCCTCGAACAGCGCCGTGTGGTAGGTCACCAGCGAGGTGAAGGCGACCTTGAACACGTTGTCGTTCATCGCCCCCAGGAACTGGGTCCAGAAGAACGGCGCGAAGCGGCGCAGGCCGAGCAGTCGGAACTGGCTGTGTTGGCTCATGAGGGGGCCGGTCGGTCGGGGGACCGCCACGGAGATGGGGACGCCGGCTAGTGTGCCGCAGCCG
It encodes the following:
- a CDS encoding MFS transporter, with product MSQHSQFRLLGLRRFAPFFWTQFLGAMNDNVFKVAFTSLVTYHTALFEGVDARSAAFLISAIFIAPFVLFSATSGQIADKLEKSRLIRLVKSLEIAIMVLGLAGFAWHSAPLLYAGTFLMGLHSTLFGPVKFAYLPQHLDERELVGGNGLVEMGTFVAILIGTLIGGELAGLQQGGAMVGPLYVGAACVIIAVAGRLMAGRIPASPAPQPDLRINWNPFSETWRNLVLARGNRTVFLSLLGISWLWFLGATFLTSFFSYAKDVLGGDQNVVTLLLAVFSLGIGTGSLLCERLSGRHVEIGLVPFGSIGMTVFAVDLYFASQGQAPAALSGIGAFLAAPHHWRVLADLFLLAMFGGFYSVPLYALIQSRSAPTHRARIIAANNILNSFFMIAASLLGVAMTQAGYTIPQLFLVVGLLNAVVAVYIYSLVPEFLLRFIAWILVHTLYRLRRINAERIPAEGPAVLVCNHVSFADAVVLMACSPRPVRFLMDHNIFKVPLLSWFFRQARAIPIAPAHQDPEMLRRAYDSVAQALDDGDLVCIFPEGKITATGDINPFKQGVQQIIRRTPVPVVPMALRGLWGSFFSRKGAPAMSRPFRRGILNRLELVVGEPVPPESATPEGLQQMVQALRGDWR
- a CDS encoding glutathione S-transferase family protein; its protein translation is MITLYTFGPAFGLPDASPFVTKAEMLLKLAGLPYTARPGSLRRAPKGKLPYLDDMGRIVADSTMIRWHIEKTYHIDFDDGLSAAERGIAWAAEKLMEDHLYWAVARVRWLDQANFDKGPAQFFRSVPAPVRGLAERLVRYKVRKTLWGQGLGRHSEEELVALANKGVTSIADILGNKRYLMGDRPCGADATLFAFAGSLLCPVFDTPIRTAAEGHANLVAYMERMRAEFYPELAGRPMPQSAAA
- a CDS encoding MFS transporter, whose product is MTPHRAGGAGAGGGPDYARFGLFYLGYYGYVGLISPYVSLYFADRGFDPVQIGVLMASFQVSRIVGPYLWGWLSDVMHTRVRILRVSAFTSLLAFLLLPGVGSYGGMMAMMLTLSLLTSAMSPLGDALTISTLRRHGAFDHSYGRIRMFGSLGFIGAVLAGGALFEAVGMRAFPWVASALLAILAGVVLTMRDAADEGPRTTPPRALPLLRRPDVAWFLASAFLMMFAHAALYVFYSLWLETLGYSKLAIGAMWTIGVVAEIVFFYYQGLLFARFALRTILAGTFVLAALRFGLTGYFAQWVWLMALVQVLHAATFAAHHSASLKRLQAWFAGPLQGRGQALYTGISYGVGGTLGGLAMGWTWNALAPAHTFGLAAVAAAAGAVCAAMSFRAEGRPAGASDAASRGDSVRGR
- the aroC gene encoding chorismate synthase, with translation MSGNTLGLLFTVTTFGESHGPAIGAVVDGCPPGLALTEADIQGDLDRRKPGTSRHVTQRKEPDQVEILSGVFEGKTTGTPICLLIRNTDQRSKDYGNIVETFRPGHADYTYWQKYGIRDHRGGGRSSARLTAPVVAAGAVAKKWLREQYGTEIRGYMSQLGEIAVPFTDWSHVPENPFFAANADIIPELETYMDALRRDGDSVGARIEVVASNVPVGLGEPLFDKLDADIAHAMMGINAVKGVEIGAGFDSVAQRGSVHGDELTAAGFRTNNAGGVLGGISTGQDVTVSLAIKPTSSIRTPRESIDKAGNAATVETFGRHDPCVGIRATPIAEAMLALVLIDHALRHRAQCGDVRVETPRIPAQAGQTR